Below is a window of Halodesulfovibrio sp. MK-HDV DNA.
AAGGGTAGGTGGCAATATGGCTGACAGTGTAACAATTAACGGCAAAACTCATGACTGGGAAAGTGTCACCATCACAGGCCCACAGGGTGTGTTTATCGGGATTTCAGAAGTAAACTGGAAATCCAGCCAAAAGAAAAAGCGTGTTTACGGTAAGGGGGCAACCAGTATTGGTGCAACTCGCGGCAATTATGAAGCAACCACCAGTATGACGCTACTTGTAAGCGAATATCAGGATTTGGCGAAAGCCTTAGCTAAAGGCATCTACCGTACCCCATTTGATGTCGCGGTGGTCTTTGAGCCGGAAGGCGCAACAAAACATGAAGTCGTGATTAAGCAGATTATGGTCGATGATCTGGATGAATCAGCAAAACAGGGTGATGAAGAAGCAACCGTAAAACTATCTGGTACAGCACTTATGATCACTCGTGATGGTAAGGCTGATTACGAAACCAAGTAAGGACAGAATAAATGGCTGAACAGACAGAAGTTAAAAAAGACGTAACGTACTCTCCTTTCACTGCTGACTATGAAGATTTTGATGGTAAAGAGCGAAAGTACACTATCCGCTTCCGTCGTCCGGGGAGAAAGGAATTAACCACCATAGCTAAGGCTTCCAAAGCAAAACAATTTGATGTGATGTGTAATATTATTACGCAGATTGCCCATCCCGACGATGCCGCGCAGATGAAAGACATCATCAAAAATGAGCCTGTGCTTGCTATGAGTTTTGTGGATACTGTTTTTAAAAAATGCGGATCAGGAGTGGTTGAACCGGGAAACTAGAAAAAGCCAGAACGGCGGTGAAAAACAACGCCGTTCTGGCTTATGCAGATTTAGTTCGCTACTGGCTCCGCATTGAGCCTTCCGAAGACATGGATGAGTTCGGGGAAGAAATAGCCAGAGCTTTGGTGCTTGAAGAGCGGTTTGTGCACCTCATTACTCAAAGTTATCGGGATGAGTGAGCCGATCTTGATGCAACTGTTCTCGCAGTACGGTAATGTTTACGAGTCCAAAGCCTAGAGGATCTTCGTCTGAAGGGGGATCAAAATCTATTTTTTTATCATTTCGAAGTTCATCAAGAACGTTGGGGAGCTCCTTGAAACTTTTTGCTGCGATAACTGGGAAAGGGGACTCAAGACAGGATTGACTGCAATATTCACGTCGTAACTCTTTAAAATTACAGGTTTTGATCCCATTTTTTGTTAAAGTTAAGATTAAATCAAAAATAAATTCTTTGTCCATTCTACCCTCCAGGAATTTGAATTAATGACAAAATAAGAAAGGTAAAGTTTAAGTCAATGGAAATATTCGAAGTTTTCGCAACATTCAGTTTGCTCGACAACCTTTCAGGTCCTCTGAACAGGATTCGTCAGTCATTCCGCTCTACAGACGTTGAAGGAGGCCGCCTATCAAGCATGATGGGCGGCCTTACTAAAAGGCTTTTGCCTCTAGCGCTAGCTGCGGGGATTGTGCTTGGAGCCTTTGCGCCAACGATTGGCGTCGCGATGGAATTTGAGGCTGTGTTGTCCGGTCTTGGGGCTATTAGTAACGCCAGCGCTGCGGATATGAATGTCATGGAGCAGTCAGCCTTAGACCTTGGCGCAAGTACCGCTTTTAGTGCCGCACAGGTTGTTGAGGCGCAGACAGAGCTTGCAAAGAAAGGTTTTACTGCAAATCAGGTTGTTGGCTCCATGCCGGGTTTGCTTGATTTGGCTGCTGCGGCACAAACAAGCCTTGCTAATGCCGCGGGTGTTACTTCTGGTGCGCTTAACTCGTTCCATATGGAAGCAGCGCAGGCCGCGGAGGTTGCGGATATTATCGCGGCGGCTTCCACAACAAGCGCTACGGACGTAGACGGCTTAGGTATGGCATTGCAAAACGCTGGCGCAGTTGTGGCTGGAGTAGGTGGTGATTTTGCGCTTCTTGCAGCCATTACGGGCAAGCTAGCGGATGCAAACATCAACGCATCTGTTGCTGGTACGGCAACTAAGATTATGTTTAACCGTTTAGCAGCTCCTACAGGAGACGCAGCAAAGGCGTTAAGTGGTCTTGGTGTCGTGACCCGTGATGCTCAGGGAAATATGCTACCGTTTTTGGATATTATGGGCAGTTTAGAAACAGCCATGCAGGGCAAAGGTACAGCTGAACAGGCAGAACTCTTAAAGCGTGTCTTTGGTGAGGAGGCCGTTGGGTCGGTTACGGCTTTGCTTGGGCAGGGCGTTAATTCTTTGCGAGAATATCACGACACACTTTCTAACAGCACCGGAACGGCCTCGGCAATGGCTGCAAAGCAACTCGATAATCTGAAAGGCTCCCTTACTATTCTAGATTCAGGTGTGGAAGGGCTGTCCATTTCAGTGGGTAGCGTATTCACGCCAGCGCTTAAGGTGCTAGTGGATGCTGTGACAGGAGTTGTTGGGTGGCTGAATGCGCTTGCGTCTCATCCTGTTGGAAAGGCTATTTTAGCCTTAGTAGGTGGCGTTGCCGCAGTTACACTTGCCGTTACGTTGTTTTCAGCAGCGTCATGGGCGGCGACCGCTGCAGTTGGTGCTATGAACCTTATGATTCTTGCCAACCCAATTGTTCTTGTGGCTGCTGCGTTGGTTGCGGGCGCTATTCTCATTATGACGTACTGGGATAATATTAAGAATTTCTTTGTTTCGTTATGGGAGCCGGTGGCCGCTTTTGCGGACGAGGTGGAATACGCATGGAACCGTATTGCCGGGGCATTCCACATGGATGGTCTGACAGGCGCTGTTGAGGCGGTCTTGGGACTATTTGATATTGATTTGTCAGATTCTGGCCGAAAGCTTCTTGCAAGTTTTGTTGATGGGATCAGGCTAATGTTTACGCCACTTCGAGTCTTGGTTTCATCAGTAGGTCATATTTTTGATTTTCTACAGGGTGATATTTCGTTGTTTGAGGCTGGTAAAAGAATTCTTGGCAGCCTTGTTGACGGAGTGAAGTCGATGGCAACAGCCCCGTTTGAGGCAGTGAAATCAGCCTTAACCAGTGTCCGTAATTTGCTGCCGTTTTCAGACGCTAAGGAAGGTCCTCTTTCTGCTCTTACCCTTAACGGGCAAAAAGTTATGGATACCATTGGCGAAGGTGTGACCAAGGCCGCGCCAGACCTTCATGGCGTTGTTAACAACGCACTGGCGGGTATTGAAACTCCAGATTTAGTCATGTCTACTGTGGCAGGAGTAGTACCAGAAGTTCTTGAAGAAGGTGTGAAGCTTCCTGTCCTTCAGCAGGAATCAGACGCAGGCATTATGCAACAGGCTGTGCCTGATTTGGCAGCTGTTGAAGTCAGTAAAAATACTACCATCGAAACAATATCCAATGTTGTAGAGCAGCCTGTAGGCGGAGGCGTGACTTTACCGGAAATTCCAACTTTTCCAGAGACAAAATTAGCTCAAGAGGTGGTGGTTCCAGTCCAGCAGCCTGAACCGGATAGACCGAAGCGGGCTAAGGAGCAACAGCTTCCAAGACCACAGGAGCATTCCCCCGGTGGTGTGGTAATTCAGAATTTAACTGTATCCTTGCCGGACGTAAGCAACGCGCAGGACTTTGTTTCAGCCCTTCAGCAACTCGTATCAGAGTTTGACGGACAGGCACCTCAGGGAGCGTTTTAATGGATGGCTATATTACATTTGAGCACGGAGAGTTGCGGCTAGGGGACACGCTTGTCCCCGGCGTACTCTCCCGCCTGTCGGTAGATGGAAAAGTACGTTTTGATGAGGCAGAACAGGACGGCCTTTCCGGCAAGGTAAAAGTGCCAATGGGGTGGGAGGACGCGGCGGTCTCTGTAACGATTGAGTTGCTGACTGATGAAGACTCTACCTGCTACGACAAGCTTACATCCCTCTCACGTCTCTATAAGGGACATGACTCTAGCGGTAATCCCATGGTGTACCGCACGACAAACGCTCACCTCGCAGCACGGAAGATTGATGAGGTCGTCTTTGATGGATTGAACAGCTTTGAAAATAACAAATCCGATTCTATTACGGTGAATCTACGTTTCGTGGAACACAACCCGCCTATCCAGCTTGTAGAGAAGCGCTCTGTATCAAGCACTACACCTGACACAACAGCAAACGTAGACCCGGGGCTATCTGATCACATCTTAGGTGGCCGATGATGTCTCACATTTACGGCATAGAGATATCAATTCAGATTGGAAATTACCTTATTCATCGTGCGCCGCGTTGCATCATCACCTATGACCGCCATACGGTATTAAGCCGTGCAGAAATTCATGTTCCTAACCATGTTTTTGGTGCAGCGAAAAATATGTTGTCTAGCTTATCCCAGTTTCCGGAAGTTTCTATTGCAGTGGGCTATCGTAACCAAGAGCCGCACAAATGGAAGGGCACGGTTGATGGCTGGAAGCAAGGCCAAGGCAACAAACGTGACCAGCTCATAATCTATGCAGCAGGTGTTGAATTGCCATTAGTGCAAAAGACCATATGCGAAATGTGGGTGGATGAATCTGCACCAGCCATTGCTAAACGTATTCTTGAAACAAGCGGTTTGAGCGTAGGCGTTGTGGATGTGCCGCAGGAGATTATTCCACGTATGACGTTGGCAACGGTGCCAGTTTGGCAGGCCATACAACAGCTTTCAAACACACTGCAACAGGGGCACGGCTGTAAAATGAAAGGCCATGCCTTGTGGGTGGACGAAGCAAATGTCGTTCATTTTGCACCTAGCGATCATTGGCAGGATACAACGCCAGTTATCGCAACAGGCGCAGGGCTTATCCGGCACACCCCGGCGCAGACTGTATGCGGACGTAACAAGGTTGAAACCTTTCTACTGCCGACAATGCGGGCAGGAATGCGGTTCACACTAAAAAATTCCCGTAAGGGAATTACAGGAATCTTCAGAGCGTTACGGGTAACGCACAGTGTTGAGCCGGATAGGGTTAGGACGTTTTTGAGCTGCTAAAGAAATTTTGTAGCAAAGTGCAACTCAAAAGCATTGAGTTCTTTTACTGGGTACTTCCCGATGAGTCTGGATTGATACGTAGTACCCTCATGCTCAATAATGTGGTCAGAACCAGTTTCTAGTGAGTCGAACCATTGCTTATCTTCTGTCCCGAGAAAGAGCGTTGGGGGCAGATCTTGCCTGTCTCCGTTAGGAAATTTTGCATTTTCTATTTTGTTTAAGAAAGCGAGTAGAACAGGGGAACCGTTAAATGAAATTGTTACGTTACGCATGGCTTACTCCTTAGGTTATGAAACAGTTCCAATTATTACATCTTATTAAGCGCGTTGTCGAATTAACAATGCCAAACCTAAGAGCGTACTACCGCATCACCCGAAAAGCGAAAGTTGTACAGACTTACGCTAGCGATGCCCACTACTGGGCGGACGTGCAGCCGCTTAAGAATGACGAGTCAGAAGATACAAACGAACCTGTCGTGTCGAAAGTAGAAATCCCCATTCTATGGGGTGGAAAAGACAGAGGCGTTGTGTGCCCGCCAATGGTGGGGACGTTGTGTGATCTGAGTTACTACGACGGAGACCCGAACTATCCGCGCATTAGCAATTTTCGGTGGCAGAATAACGGTGCACCTGCTTGCGAAGTAGGAGCATTCATCATTCAGGCTGACCCTTCAACGTATATTAAAATTGATGCTGAGAAAAATTTGATTGAAGTAACACCCGCCAGCGCCAGCACAAAGATTGGTGGCAATAAAGATGAAACTATCGGCGGTGTTTGGACGATTAAAGCCCCCAAGATAATTCAAGAGGGCAACGTACAAGCAACAGGCGCGGGCGGCGGAATAGGCACTACAACAGTCAAAGCCCATACAGAGCAGGAAGGCAGCTTAACCATTTTAGGGCATGTGCAGTGTTCCTCTCTTTGCATCGCAGGCGACCTTTCGTATTTTGGGGGCATGCGACGCAAAGAGAGAAGGGGGAGCTTAAAGTTCGCTAATATCGAACCAGAGAGTAAAGTATTCTTTAGTTGTCTTAGTTAGGTCCGTAAAAGCCTGTCCTTTAACAGTGACTTTGTTTTCTGCTGTAATAGAAATGTCATGATAAGCGCCATGACATGCGTTGCAGGACTCGTATTTACCTCTGATATGGTTGAATACAAGCGAAATTGTGTTTGGATAAAAAGTATATTTGAGGCCAATTCCATCACCTAAAAAAATAGGAGCATCAGAATTGTCCCACTGTAACATAGTGTTTTGCATTGAAAAACTATCGTCATGCTCTATAGAATTTGTTACTTCGAGAATTTTGCGGATAGCTTTTTCACTTTTATTTTGATTAACAATCATAACTGTGACCTTTTATAAATGATTAAAATCTTCGCCCAAGACATAGCCTTAGACGATACCTTACAGGCCAAGGTGGCAGCAGATGGAACGCTGGTTCTCACCGATGGTGTTGAAACTGGCGTTCAAGACATCTGGCTTGCACTGCGTACATACCTTGGCACTCTCTTTTATCACAAAGATTTCGGCTCACTTGTGCCGGACTGGATAAAAGAAGAGTCGAATTCTTCTAGCAGGTTAGCATTTACTTTGGAAGTGCAAAGAACCATTCGTACAGAGCCTCGTGTGGTTGTCGGCTCGGAAAGTTGCAAGGTTATTGCTTGGGATGAGAAGGGAATTACCGCAGAGGCCACATGGCGGTTTATTGATGAAGACCACGACTACAACCTTACATTTTCTGTAAATGAAACCGGAAAAATGAAGCAGGTACTTGCCGATGCCAAACCCAATGCCAATACCACGTCTGTCTAAATCACTGGATGACTGCCGCCAGATGCTCTTTACCCGCATTGAGGAAGTGCAGGATGAGTATCAGGCTAAGGGCTGGCTCCCTCGCAGATTGAATTTAAACAAGGGCGTGGTGCGTGGTCTTATTGAGCTGTTCGCTTGGGGCATCTACCAGCTTTATCAGCTATTGGAGGCGACACTCCGGCAGGGGTTTGCGAAACATGCGGACGCATCGTGGCTTGATCTCCATGCGGATCAGGTGGAGCAGCCACGTAAGCAAGTAACAAAAGCGAAAGGTAATATAGAGTTCGGTCGGGAAGGCCGCCAAGGCAATATCGTTATTCCGAAAAGCCGTATTCTGCGGACAAAAACGGACGGGGCAGGGCAGGTATATCGTTATGTGACCATAAGCGATGTGGTTCTGCCAGATGGAGCAAGTTACGTGCTGGTTCCGGTCGAAGCCGAAGAATATGGAAGCGCAAGCAATTTAACAGCAGGACAGTACCTTGAGCTTGTGACGCCTGTCTCTGGCATTAGTAGCATCACGGTAAAGGCAGATTGGCTTACGCAGGAAGGCGCGGATATTGAAGCTGATCATAAGCTTGCACCGCGTATTCCTCTTGCATGGCTTGGTAATAATGGCGTTACCAAACACGCTTATGAACGTTGGGCAATGCAAATTACTGGCGTGGTTGCCTGTCGTATTCTTGATCAGCACCCACGGGGGCAGGGTACGGTCGACGTCATTATCAAAGGCACTGCCGGAATACCTACAGATGAGCTGCTTCAGGCCGTGCGAAAAGCCATCATTGGAAACTACCCTGTAAACGACGACTGGGAAGTACGTGCTCCGCAATCCGTACCTGTTACATTGAGTGCAGCGTTTCAGTGCCACCCCGGTACACAGCGGGAAGAGACAAAAGTCAAAGCTGAGGAACGTGTCCGGGCATTGTTTACAGACCCGACTAAGGTCGTTGGGATCACTCCGCTACAGATTGGGGAAGACCTCACAAAAGACAGGCTAGTTGCCGCTATTATGGCAGTACCCGGTATTAAAAAAATTACTTGGAATGGAACGGCAGATTTTCCCGTCATGCAAGACGGACTTGCTGTATTATCCAGCATAATCCTAACGGCAACAGCCGCGTCGGAAAGCTAGCAGCGTGAAAAGTACCTTCTGGAAATTCTTTAAGGATGTACTTGGGTGGGCACTTATCCATTCACCGGGTCCTATTTCAGTTATCGCGAAAGGTGTTGCTCTGGTTTTTGATGATATCCGAGAAGATATTTTCTGGCTTCGGGATCAGCTCAACCCGCTGACTTGTGAGGAACAGTATCTTCCAACACACGGCGCAACTCGTGGAATACTTCAATACCCGCTGGAATCAACTGACCAGTATAGAAAACGTGTCGTGAAAGCGTATGCGTGGCATCGTCAAGGCGGTAAGGCCGAAGGGATGCCGCAGATATTGCAGCATTATGGATACGACGGCTGTACATTCCACAATTGCCGAAATGACGATGCAGTGCGCTGGGCAGAGTTTAAAGTGCAAATCCCTGTCCCGGAACACGGGCTTGAGGTTAATGACTACTCGCTGGTCACTTGGGCAGTTCAGGAAACAAAGCCTGCCCGTTCAAAGCTTGCTGCCTTGCAGACGCATTCAGCAGTGCAGGGCGCAGCAAATGCTTCAGGCACATTACTTCTTTGCTCTGTTGTTACCTTGGAGCCAGAAAAGCCGAAAGAAGCTCTTTTGACCGTGACTATTTCTTCAGGCTGCGGCCTGCATACAATCACAACAACAAGTCTTGGATAACATTATGGCACTCATTCTCACAAAAGCAGGGCTTGCCGCATTAGTTGAAGCTGAAGAAAGCGGCACAAAGCTACAGGCAACCCACATGGCCTTGGGCGATGGTAACGGCTCAGTGCCGGAACACACAACGAGTTCGTCGTCCCTCATTAATGAAGTATGGCGTGGTGCATTGCAGTCTATCACTATTAATGAACAGGGGGATAGTGACGCAGGTAAGCAAGTTGTATTTGAAGCACATGTGCCTATCAACGCGGGCGGCTGGTATATCAGAGAAGCCGCTTTGTATGCAGGAGATGTCCTGCTAGCAATCGGCACACATCCAGTTATGTGGAAACCTGCGCCAGAAGAGCCGACAAAGATGGAGCATGTAATTAAAGCTCCTGTGACGTTCGGTAATGCTGGTGCTGTTTCGCTGATTGTTGATCCGACGGTGGTGCTTGCGAGTCAGGAGTTCGTGAATAAGCAGCTTGCAGAGCATAATGGCTCACAAGGTGCTCATCCGTATCTAAAAAAAAATGTTAGACGAGCATACTCATGAGTGGAGTGTTATTACTGACAAGCCTTCTGTTTTTCCACCAGCTGGACATACGCACACACCTAGTCAGGTAGGTTTAGGTAATTTACCTAATGTAAAAAGTGATAGCGTAACGTCCACCAGTGGCAACAGCCTTGCCACGAGTAAGGCCGTAAAAATCGCTTACGATAAAGGAAAACAAGCTCTTGATCTGGCTGGTCAAAAGGCAGCATCTAATCATAATCATAATAGCGTATATGCTACCAAAACACATACGCATACGCCTGCACAGGTGGGACTTGGCAACCTGCCTAACGCTAAAAGTAGTAGTGTTTCGTCCACTAGTGAAAATGCTCTGTCGACTAGCAAGGCCACTAAGACTGCATACGATAGAGCAACGCAGGCATTAAATGCCGCAAATACCAAAGCTGCATCGAATCACAATCACGATTCACGTTATTACACAGAAAGCGAAGTCAGATCGCGTATTGCAGACTCAAAAATTCATGGTGGCATTGAATTATTTAGTGGTTCTGTAAACAGCTCTGGACGGCCTATAGATGAAAAAACGGGACATCCTGATTTGCGATACGGCGTATGTGATGGTCGCACGTATGCTTCTCCAGCTGGCAGAAATGTAAGTACACCCGATATGAGAAACCGTTTTCCAGTTGGGGCAGGCGGTAACTACTCTGTTGGAAATAAAGGCGGTGCTGATAGCGTTTCACTACCGACTAGCAAAAATGCGTTTCACTATCACTTGTCGCCATATACTAATGGCGTTCATACGTATGCTTCGAATTTAAAAGTGGGAACGGTAGGGAATAATGGCGGAACAAATGCAGGCTTCCGGGATGTGACTACTGAGGGAAAACACGGGGCTTGTACTGATGATGAGCTTGTTCATAGAACAACACATAGCGGTGGCTCCCAAGCGCACGAAAACCGCCCACCATACTATGGTGTATTTTTTATTAAGTATCTCTAGGAGCCATCATGCAAGTAACAGTTATTGCACCTGACAAAATAGTATTGATCAATGGCGAAGCACTCGAGCTGCCTGAATTTGATTTTGACGAAACTCTTCACGCTATCCAATTTGATGGACAGCACGGGCATATTGAATTTGAAACACCGGACGGGGGTGTAGCTACTGCGCCAGTCTCTGAATTAGAAGTACAGCCATATGTGGAAGCGTGGAAAGCAGAAAAAGCACGGATTGAAGCGATTGTGCCGCCGGAGCCTACAGAAATAGAGAAGGTACAGAAACGTATTGCGGAAATTCAACAAGAACTTGTTAGTAATGATCTTGCCTCAGTACGCCCATTACGCGCAAAGATCGCGGGAACAGCAAAGGAAGTAGATGAATTACGGCTTAACGAGCTAGAAGAACAAGCGCAGAAACTACGTACAGAACTAGCCGCGCTACTGACTGACTAAAGTTTTTTTTGACAATTGATAGGGAAGAAAAAGAAAGCCTCACTGTCTAGTGTGAGGCTTGAAATAATTACGATAAATTAGTCTGTTACTGTTTCCCATTGTCCTAATGGAGGAAGGTGCTGACCGTATTGGTGTATTTCTTCAGGAAAGTCGTCGGGAATGGCATTGTGCCGAGCAACCATTTCTATGCACGTATAGGTGTCATTGCAGTTGATGATGTGTTGGTCATTACCATAAATTCCCCAGAACCTATTAAGTTCAGGATGAATTTCAAAAGTTGGACCATTATTAAAGGTGTAAGAATAGTACATAAATTCTCCTCTTAGTTTTGAGAGGAACAGGCGAGGGCGTAACCCGCCCCCACCAATGTAGTGGTAGCACACTGCATCACGGCCTCATGATTGGTTATAGCCATTCGTGAAGATACACCGCTGCTCCAGTCGTCTGATCAGACTAAGTAGCCTTGTATCTAAAGGGCTTACCATTTGGCAACTCAAAATGAGAAAAGAAATTCGATGCGGTAACTGTAACCGTCTGTTGGCTAAAGGCACAGCAACAATACTTGAAATTAAATGTCCTCGTTGTGGGACATATAACCATGTGAGTGACAAGAGCACCGGACAGGAACGGCGTGACCGTCCGTAAGGACATTACATGGAAAATAAAACAGAGCTTCCAACGTTAGCGCCAGAGGCTCCGGGAAGGCCAAAAGATACCCGGTACAAAGAACAGTTTGGGGTAATTGTGATTTGCAAAACAGAAGCAGAGCACAAGCAAGTGTATGAACGCTTGTATTCAAAAGGCTACAGATGCAGGACGGTGCGGACATGAGAATAGACATTACTCATTCATGCCCGGACTATTCTTCATACCGAGCTGCCTGTGTGAAATCCCTATTTAATGTAGATGCAGGGAATAGCTTTTCACTTAAAGCAGACCTGCCAATTGAGGAAGATGGATGGCGAGTCGGTCTTGTTATCGGTCCTTCAGGTTCCGGTAAGTCTTCAATAGGCAATGCGCTTGTTGCTGAAGGTTTCACAATGCATCAGGAGCGAGCATGGCCAGACGATGCCCCTATTATAGATGTTATTGCACCAGATGGTGATTGGCAGGCCGTAACGGGCGCATTATCTGCCGTAGGGCTTGGTGATGTACCCTCATGCTTCGCCCATACAGGGTGCTTTCAACTGGTGAGAAGTTCAGGGCAGAGCTTGCACGAATTGTAAGTGAAAAGCCTGAGCAAATCGTTATTGATGAATTTACTTCTGTTGTAGACCGTCAGATTGCTAAAGTCGGGGCACATGCTTTTGCTAAGGCGTGGCGCAGGACATCAGGCAAGGCCGTGTTGCTTTCTTGCCACTATGACATTGTAGAGTGGTTACAACCA
It encodes the following:
- a CDS encoding phage tail tape measure protein, whose product is MEIFEVFATFSLLDNLSGPLNRIRQSFRSTDVEGGRLSSMMGGLTKRLLPLALAAGIVLGAFAPTIGVAMEFEAVLSGLGAISNASAADMNVMEQSALDLGASTAFSAAQVVEAQTELAKKGFTANQVVGSMPGLLDLAAAAQTSLANAAGVTSGALNSFHMEAAQAAEVADIIAAASTTSATDVDGLGMALQNAGAVVAGVGGDFALLAAITGKLADANINASVAGTATKIMFNRLAAPTGDAAKALSGLGVVTRDAQGNMLPFLDIMGSLETAMQGKGTAEQAELLKRVFGEEAVGSVTALLGQGVNSLREYHDTLSNSTGTASAMAAKQLDNLKGSLTILDSGVEGLSISVGSVFTPALKVLVDAVTGVVGWLNALASHPVGKAILALVGGVAAVTLAVTLFSAASWAATAAVGAMNLMILANPIVLVAAALVAGAILIMTYWDNIKNFFVSLWEPVAAFADEVEYAWNRIAGAFHMDGLTGAVEAVLGLFDIDLSDSGRKLLASFVDGIRLMFTPLRVLVSSVGHIFDFLQGDISLFEAGKRILGSLVDGVKSMATAPFEAVKSALTSVRNLLPFSDAKEGPLSALTLNGQKVMDTIGEGVTKAAPDLHGVVNNALAGIETPDLVMSTVAGVVPEVLEEGVKLPVLQQESDAGIMQQAVPDLAAVEVSKNTTIETISNVVEQPVGGGVTLPEIPTFPETKLAQEVVVPVQQPEPDRPKRAKEQQLPRPQEHSPGGVVIQNLTVSLPDVSNAQDFVSALQQLVSEFDGQAPQGAF
- a CDS encoding baseplate assembly protein; protein product: MPNLRAYYRITRKAKVVQTYASDAHYWADVQPLKNDESEDTNEPVVSKVEIPILWGGKDRGVVCPPMVGTLCDLSYYDGDPNYPRISNFRWQNNGAPACEVGAFIIQADPSTYIKIDAEKNLIEVTPASASTKIGGNKDETIGGVWTIKAPKIIQEGNVQATGAGGGIGTTTVKAHTEQEGSLTILGHVQCSSLCIAGDLSYFGGMRRKERRGSLKFANIEPESKVFFSCLS
- a CDS encoding baseplate assembly protein; protein product: MIKIFAQDIALDDTLQAKVAADGTLVLTDGVETGVQDIWLALRTYLGTLFYHKDFGSLVPDWIKEESNSSSRLAFTLEVQRTIRTEPRVVVGSESCKVIAWDEKGITAEATWRFIDEDHDYNLTFSVNETGKMKQVLADAKPNANTTSV
- a CDS encoding baseplate J/gp47 family protein — encoded protein: MPNPMPIPRLSKSLDDCRQMLFTRIEEVQDEYQAKGWLPRRLNLNKGVVRGLIELFAWGIYQLYQLLEATLRQGFAKHADASWLDLHADQVEQPRKQVTKAKGNIEFGREGRQGNIVIPKSRILRTKTDGAGQVYRYVTISDVVLPDGASYVLVPVEAEEYGSASNLTAGQYLELVTPVSGISSITVKADWLTQEGADIEADHKLAPRIPLAWLGNNGVTKHAYERWAMQITGVVACRILDQHPRGQGTVDVIIKGTAGIPTDELLQAVRKAIIGNYPVNDDWEVRAPQSVPVTLSAAFQCHPGTQREETKVKAEERVRALFTDPTKVVGITPLQIGEDLTKDRLVAAIMAVPGIKKITWNGTADFPVMQDGLAVLSSIILTATAASES
- a CDS encoding phage tail protein, with protein sequence MKSTFWKFFKDVLGWALIHSPGPISVIAKGVALVFDDIREDIFWLRDQLNPLTCEEQYLPTHGATRGILQYPLESTDQYRKRVVKAYAWHRQGGKAEGMPQILQHYGYDGCTFHNCRNDDAVRWAEFKVQIPVPEHGLEVNDYSLVTWAVQETKPARSKLAALQTHSAVQGAANASGTLLLCSVVTLEPEKPKEALLTVTISSGCGLHTITTTSLG
- a CDS encoding phage tail protein, with product MALILTKAGLAALVEAEESGTKLQATHMALGDGNGSVPEHTTSSSSLINEVWRGALQSITINEQGDSDAGKQVVFEAHVPINAGGWYIREAALYAGDVLLAIGTHPVMWKPAPEEPTKMEHVIKAPVTFGNAGAVSLIVDPTVVLASQEFVNKQLAEHNGSQGAHPYLKKNVRRAYS
- a CDS encoding Com family DNA-binding transcriptional regulator; translation: MRKEIRCGNCNRLLAKGTATILEIKCPRCGTYNHVSDKSTGQERRDRP